In Deltaproteobacteria bacterium, the genomic window ACGAGATCTCCGAATTTCGCAAAAATTTGCTTCTCCACGACATGCCCCCGAATCCTGCAAACGCCCCAACATACGATGCGGGGGAGATCAATCGAAATCGGATTCTTCAATCAGCCAAGAACGATGTATTCACGGCTTGGACCAGGCGCAACGGGATGCCGTGGGACAAACAAGACAACAGCAATGAGTGGAGGAATCAGCCCGACGGGTGGTGCACGGCGTTCGTTGCTTGGCACGCCCTTCAGGTTTATCCGGATTCAGGATTTCCAGTCGGAGTTGATGGGTCGGGCCGGAACTGGTTTCACGAGAATCGCGGCGATGGTTTGTATATTTATCCATTTGCGAAGAACCCGAGAACTGGAAATATGTATCAATATGAAGAACTGGGCGAGATCGTGCAACCGGGATATGGAGTATTTCTTAGAAATTGGGGCCACAGAAATTTCTTTATCTATTGGCTAGAGCCACGTCGGCACCGAGATATATTTACAAGTGCGGCAGATGTTCGTCGAGCTGTGACCGATACTCATGTTCCCGTGAGTCCCAGATTGCCCGGCAGATTCGACCGTTGGAGTGCCATCAACTGGTTCAGGGCGATTGGGGGCAATCAAGACGGCTCCCGTGTTACTATTGGCGAATATGCGATTGTGAACATTGCCCCGCAGTCAGTTGATATAATTAACGATTTACGAGAGGAAGGAGGGCGCTTTCGAACAACGGCAGTGTTCTGGTGTGCAAATATTCGAAACGAACGAGAGATTGGCCATCCAGATGGATTTGGCATATTGAAAGATAGTATTCAAGATGCTTAGCGGTTGTGTGGGCAAAAATATCGCATCTACAGTGGAGCTTATCATTGGTTCGGACGACAATGTGTTCATATTGCTTGCAGCGATCATTGTTGTCGGTTGTTTGACAATCGAATGCGGTTGCGTGAACAATGAAAAAGATGATATTTCGAACGACGACATCGTGGATGCAAATGATGATGTCGATGATGAGTGGTGTATCGATGACACACCCGGTGTCGAAAAAGTATGGCTGGACGAATCGGCGGGACTCATGTGGGAAACCGATCCATCGTGTGATGCACGACCAGCTGTTTCTTCAGACATATGTCGAGCATCGAAACTGGCAGGTTACGATGATTGGCGTATGCCAACGATTTCCGAATTGCGAACTCTGATTCGAGGATGTCCGTTTACAGTGCCGGGCGGAGCTTGCGGCGTTACGGATGAGTGCGCTGATGAAACATGTCGTGGCGCGACAAATTGCTTCTGCGAGCCAGGTAATGGTCCAGAAAGAGGATGTTATGGCCCAAGTGAAATATCCGATAATTGTATACATTATTGGTCGAGCACTGAGACCCCCGACTTGAATAGGTGGACTTTGGATTTTTCCGCTGGCGGGATCGGTTTGGGCGGAGAAGACAACGCGCGAACGATATGCGTAAGAAGTGATATATGATGCAATATGAATATTGATTCGGAGATTCGGAGGGATTCCGTGGCAGGATTTCGTGAACACAATCCCCAACTCGTCGAACCGAACCGCCGGGCCGCGACGCCCACGGTCAAGAGCAAAGGCAACGGCGCGAAGAGCGCTCCGGCGGTCGCCAAATCCGAACCGCCCGCACCGACTCCGTCCGGCCAGACCGCCGAAATCCTCGGCTGATCCACCTATTCATTCCGGCCCCGGGACGCGCCGTCC contains:
- a CDS encoding DUF1566 domain-containing protein, encoding MGKNIASTVELIIGSDDNVFILLAAIIVVGCLTIECGCVNNEKDDISNDDIVDANDDVDDEWCIDDTPGVEKVWLDESAGLMWETDPSCDARPAVSSDICRASKLAGYDDWRMPTISELRTLIRGCPFTVPGGACGVTDECADETCRGATNCFCEPGNGPERGCYGPSEISDNCIHYWSSTETPDLNRWTLDFSAGGIGLGGEDNARTICVRSDI